The Bacillus spongiae genome has a window encoding:
- a CDS encoding glycosyltransferase has product MKKVLIMVSSMEIGGVEKSLLNLLSSIPKGKYDITLLLLEKKGGFLSYVPDWVKVREVDWYKQIKPIIMQPPQTTIHQYFIKKDILKIPGFLWGYYISKKLEDRSIYYHQVFKSIANEPLAYDVAISYQSPTDILDYYVANKVIAKKKISWIHFDVTKHKINQKLYSKLHKNFERIFVVSHEARKKLIQKLPDNKEKTEVFFNLISPNLIEQMSRNQVDFDEQFDGMKIVTVGRLSKEKGQDLAIKVLSRLKKTGYNVKWYCVGEGKNREEYEHLIKEYDLKNEFVLLGATPNPYPYIAKADIYVQTSRHEGYCLTLAEAKCLHKPIITTNFTGAREQIIHNQNGLIAEFDEEDLYIKIKDLIENKQKREKLIRNVSLSKVNTKLEVHKLFTYIEGESEVYETKD; this is encoded by the coding sequence ATGAAAAAAGTGCTAATAATGGTTTCGAGTATGGAAATAGGAGGGGTTGAAAAGTCACTTCTTAATCTATTGTCCTCAATACCAAAGGGAAAATACGATATTACTCTATTGCTATTAGAGAAAAAGGGAGGCTTTTTAAGCTATGTTCCAGATTGGGTAAAGGTTAGAGAAGTTGATTGGTATAAACAAATTAAGCCAATTATTATGCAGCCTCCCCAAACGACCATTCATCAATATTTCATAAAAAAAGACATATTAAAAATTCCTGGATTTTTATGGGGCTATTATATTTCTAAAAAGCTTGAAGATAGAAGTATTTATTATCATCAAGTATTTAAATCGATTGCTAATGAACCACTAGCTTATGACGTTGCTATTTCATACCAAAGTCCTACGGATATTTTGGACTACTATGTTGCGAATAAAGTTATAGCTAAAAAGAAGATTTCCTGGATTCATTTTGATGTAACAAAACATAAAATTAATCAAAAGCTTTACAGTAAGCTTCATAAAAATTTCGAAAGAATTTTTGTTGTGTCGCATGAAGCTAGAAAAAAATTAATTCAAAAGCTCCCAGACAATAAAGAGAAAACAGAAGTATTTTTTAATTTAATTTCACCTAATTTAATAGAACAAATGTCAAGAAATCAGGTTGATTTTGATGAGCAATTTGATGGAATGAAAATTGTTACAGTAGGACGGCTATCAAAAGAAAAAGGGCAAGATCTTGCAATAAAGGTGTTATCAAGATTGAAAAAGACGGGCTATAACGTGAAGTGGTATTGTGTAGGAGAAGGGAAAAATCGAGAAGAATATGAACATTTAATCAAGGAGTATGATCTAAAGAATGAATTTGTTTTATTGGGCGCTACTCCAAACCCTTATCCGTATATCGCAAAGGCAGATATCTATGTTCAAACTTCTAGGCATGAAGGATACTGCCTTACACTAGCGGAGGCAAAATGTTTACATAAACCTATTATTACAACCAATTTTACAGGAGCTAGAGAGCAGATAATTCATAATCAAAATGGACTGATAGCTGAGTTTGATGAAGAGGATTTGTATATAAAAATAAAAGATCTTATTGAAAATAAACAAAAAAGGGAAAAGCTGATAAGAAATGTATCTTTGTCAAAAGTCAATACGAAATTAGAAGTTCATAAACTGTTTACATACATTGAGGGGGAAAGTGAAGTGTATGAAACCAAGGATTAG
- a CDS encoding glycosyltransferase produces MKKKIVFMVIDMNIGGTEKALLNMISEMPQEKFDITIYMLEKRGGFLQSIPDYVHIKYLTDYAKVKSQLTLPPFQIVEQLVRKGRWMKGIHFAFIYLLSKLVNDRGLLYKYILKEYPKDTTEYDIAVAYAGPMDFISFFVLTKLTAKKRIQWIHFDVNKIGFNKKLAAKLYQNFDKIFVVSDEGKEKLSNVIPNVRHNIDSFSNIVSSELVRELSDKGSGFVDDFDGIRILTVGRLSKEKGQDLIIHVLAKLKELEYNVRWYCIGEGSARKEYEQLARELNVEDDFILLGSSANPYPYMKYCDLYVQPSRHEGYCITLAEARCFHKPIITTNFTGANEQITHNETGLIVEFDESQLLNAIRMILDRQELQKTFKRNLMKEHIDTSNELDKIYKFANES; encoded by the coding sequence TTGAAGAAAAAAATTGTTTTTATGGTGATCGATATGAATATTGGTGGTACGGAAAAAGCACTGCTTAATATGATATCGGAAATGCCTCAAGAAAAATTTGATATTACGATTTATATGTTAGAGAAAAGGGGTGGATTTTTACAGTCTATTCCCGATTATGTTCACATTAAATATTTAACAGATTACGCCAAGGTTAAGTCTCAACTAACTTTGCCTCCTTTTCAAATAGTCGAACAGTTAGTGAGGAAAGGAAGGTGGATGAAAGGCATACACTTCGCATTTATCTATTTGCTCTCTAAGCTGGTAAATGATCGGGGGTTGCTTTATAAATATATTCTTAAGGAATATCCTAAAGATACAACCGAGTACGATATAGCGGTAGCTTATGCTGGTCCAATGGATTTCATTAGTTTTTTCGTATTAACTAAACTAACGGCAAAAAAGAGAATTCAGTGGATTCATTTTGATGTAAACAAAATAGGATTTAATAAAAAACTTGCTGCAAAATTATATCAGAATTTTGACAAAATATTTGTGGTGTCAGATGAAGGGAAAGAAAAATTAAGCAATGTAATCCCAAATGTAAGGCATAATATAGATTCGTTTTCTAACATTGTGTCTTCAGAGTTAGTGAGAGAACTCTCCGATAAGGGATCAGGGTTTGTGGATGATTTTGATGGAATAAGAATCTTAACAGTTGGAAGGTTAAGTAAAGAAAAAGGACAGGATTTAATTATCCATGTGTTAGCAAAATTAAAGGAATTAGAATACAACGTTCGATGGTATTGTATCGGCGAAGGTAGTGCAAGAAAAGAATATGAACAACTTGCAAGAGAATTGAATGTAGAGGATGACTTTATATTACTAGGTTCCAGTGCTAACCCGTATCCTTATATGAAATATTGTGACCTATATGTTCAACCATCGCGTCATGAAGGGTATTGTATTACCCTTGCTGAAGCTAGATGTTTCCACAAACCAATTATCACGACAAATTTTACTGGAGCTAACGAACAAATAACACATAATGAGACTGGATTAATCGTAGAGTTTGATGAAAGCCAATTGTTAAATGCTATAAGAATGATATTGGATAGGCAGGAATTGCAAAAAACGTTTAAAAGGAACTTAATGAAAGAACATATAGACACTTCAAATGAGTTAGATAAAATCTATAAATTTGCTAATGAATCTTAA
- a CDS encoding glycosyltransferase: protein MMKKNLLFVIDSLDVAGAEKSLVTLLSLLDYKKYNVDLLLFSHGSLLEKLVPKEVTILPPLKYTKFSNLSVKKSLQTAVKKSEYKMLYARFRYSVMLRSNKHSNIVKARLFWESVGNVIEELPKKYDIAISYAQGIPTYFVAEKVKATKKFAWVNASYHLNKKERQFQLPYYEKYEKIVAVSDTAKNILLEVFPEYAERIKVIYDINNPIFINDMAKIGKGYSDDFSGIKILTIGRLSQSKGYDIALEACKQLKESGVNFRWYVLGKGPLKHEIEEFITEHELTDHFVLLGVKANPYPYLLNADFYVQTSRFEGFGLAIAEARMLNIPVVTTKFDSVFNQMKDGKNGLVVEMNANGVASAIVKLVENPELKENIKQYLRLEKKGNIEEIQKFYQLIS from the coding sequence ATGATGAAAAAAAACTTATTATTTGTCATTGATTCATTAGACGTAGCTGGAGCTGAAAAGAGTTTAGTAACGCTATTATCCTTGTTAGATTATAAAAAGTATAACGTTGATCTTCTGTTATTTTCTCATGGGTCATTGCTTGAAAAGCTAGTGCCTAAAGAAGTAACGATATTACCGCCATTAAAATATACTAAGTTCTCAAATTTAAGTGTAAAAAAATCACTACAAACGGCGGTGAAAAAATCAGAATATAAGATGCTTTATGCAAGGTTTCGCTATTCCGTTATGCTTAGAAGCAACAAACATAGCAATATAGTAAAAGCAAGGTTATTCTGGGAAAGTGTCGGAAATGTGATTGAGGAACTACCGAAAAAATATGATATTGCCATTAGCTATGCTCAAGGCATTCCGACTTATTTTGTTGCAGAAAAAGTAAAGGCAACGAAGAAATTTGCTTGGGTTAATGCAAGTTATCATTTGAATAAAAAAGAGAGACAGTTCCAACTGCCGTATTATGAAAAATATGAAAAAATTGTTGCTGTATCTGATACAGCAAAAAATATTTTACTCGAAGTATTTCCAGAGTATGCAGAACGTATAAAAGTCATTTATGATATAAACAATCCTATTTTTATAAATGATATGGCTAAAATAGGAAAAGGGTATTCAGATGATTTTTCAGGAATAAAAATTCTAACAATTGGAAGGTTATCTCAGTCAAAAGGGTATGATATTGCCTTAGAGGCATGTAAGCAACTTAAAGAATCTGGTGTCAATTTCAGGTGGTATGTGTTAGGGAAAGGACCTTTAAAACACGAAATTGAGGAATTTATTACCGAACATGAATTGACTGATCACTTTGTCTTATTAGGGGTTAAGGCAAATCCATATCCTTATCTGCTAAATGCTGATTTTTACGTTCAAACATCTAGGTTCGAAGGATTTGGATTGGCCATCGCGGAGGCCAGAATGTTAAATATCCCTGTGGTTACAACGAAATTTGATTCTGTATTTAATCAAATGAAAGATGGAAAAAATGGATTAGTAGTAGAGATGAATGCGAATGGTGTAGCGTCTGCAATTGTAAAACTAGTTGAAAATCCAGAATTGAAAGAGAATATTAAGCAATACTTGAGATTAGAGAAAAAGGGTAATATTGAAGAGATTCAAAAATTTTATCAATTGATAAGCTAA
- a CDS encoding adenylyltransferase/cytidyltransferase family protein produces MKPYKLGYTTGVFDLFHVGHLNILKKAKEQCELLIVGVSTDELVMKYKNKYPVISHEDRMTILEGIKYVDMVVPQMNRDKFSAWEHYQFDVMFVGDDWKGNALFNELEDKFHHVGVDIVYFPYTAGVSSTKLKQKMIKV; encoded by the coding sequence ATGAAGCCGTATAAATTAGGATATACAACAGGGGTTTTTGATTTATTTCATGTAGGTCATTTAAACATATTAAAAAAAGCAAAAGAACAATGTGAACTTCTCATTGTGGGAGTCAGTACAGATGAGTTAGTCATGAAATATAAGAATAAATATCCAGTCATATCACATGAAGACCGGATGACCATTTTAGAAGGAATTAAATACGTAGATATGGTCGTACCACAAATGAATAGAGACAAGTTTTCAGCTTGGGAGCATTACCAATTCGATGTCATGTTTGTAGGAGATGATTGGAAGGGTAATGCTCTTTTTAATGAACTAGAGGATAAGTTTCATCATGTCGGAGTTGATATCGTTTACTTTCCGTATACAGCAGGCGTCTCGTCGACAAAATTAAAGCAAAAAATGATAAAAGTTTAA
- a CDS encoding CDP-glycerol glycerophosphotransferase family protein, whose product MTSFYTKIKHKVVLLIVHLFNLLPVQNNKIFLFSYYGSQFGCNPKYITDYIINNEPDGKFDIVWAFNDLESRKHLESFRKVKVMSLKYFYELCTSKVVITNFRTTEYFVKRKNQYYIQTWHSSLRLKQIEKDAESSLPAHYLQMAKKDSQKCDLLLSGCKYSSTIFKRAFWYQGEIFEHGIPRNDVLFQNDENKREEVLKKLNIKKNTKIVLYAPTFRKDHNDHVYNVDYSKVVDSLSRKFGGKWKVLVKLHPHLLAQSKHLLNGQEVMDVTKYDDIQELLLVADVLISDYSSLIFDYAITNRPCFLFIPDVVEYIKKERNLYFEIDKLPFISGKSNTELIDQIDNFNSEDYLLNLRSFLKGIESYENGVAAEKLLEKIDTICFGEKRRGLDEAV is encoded by the coding sequence ATGACTAGTTTCTATACAAAAATAAAACATAAGGTCGTTCTTCTTATCGTCCATTTATTTAATCTATTACCCGTTCAAAATAATAAAATTTTTCTTTTTAGCTACTATGGTTCCCAATTTGGATGCAATCCAAAATATATAACAGATTATATTATTAACAATGAACCTGACGGTAAGTTTGATATAGTATGGGCTTTTAATGATTTGGAATCAAGGAAGCATTTAGAATCGTTTAGAAAAGTAAAGGTGATGTCCCTTAAATACTTTTATGAACTTTGCACCTCCAAAGTGGTTATTACTAACTTTAGAACAACAGAGTATTTTGTGAAGAGAAAAAATCAGTATTATATTCAAACGTGGCACAGTTCTCTCCGCCTAAAGCAAATCGAAAAGGATGCAGAAAGCTCATTACCAGCTCATTATCTACAAATGGCTAAAAAAGATTCTCAAAAATGTGATTTATTACTTTCAGGATGTAAATACAGTTCGACAATTTTTAAACGTGCCTTTTGGTATCAAGGAGAAATATTTGAACATGGCATACCACGAAATGATGTGTTATTTCAAAACGATGAAAACAAGAGGGAAGAAGTACTAAAAAAGCTCAATATTAAAAAGAATACCAAAATCGTGCTCTATGCACCAACGTTTAGAAAAGATCATAATGATCATGTTTATAATGTAGATTACAGCAAGGTAGTAGATTCGTTAAGTAGAAAGTTTGGCGGGAAATGGAAAGTTTTAGTCAAATTACACCCACATTTATTAGCTCAATCGAAACATCTGCTAAATGGACAAGAAGTAATGGATGTTACAAAATATGATGATATTCAAGAACTATTACTTGTTGCAGATGTGTTAATTTCAGATTATTCTTCTTTAATTTTTGATTATGCTATTACGAATCGTCCGTGCTTTTTGTTTATTCCTGATGTGGTGGAATATATTAAGAAGGAAAGAAACTTATATTTTGAGATTGATAAGCTTCCGTTTATTAGTGGGAAAAGTAATACCGAATTGATTGATCAAATAGACAATTTTAACTCAGAGGATTATTTGTTGAACTTAAGAAGTTTTTTAAAAGGAATTGAATCCTATGAAAATGGAGTAGCAGCTGAAAAACTATTAGAGAAAATTGATACGATTTGCTTTGGTGAGAAAAGGAGAGGATTGGATGAAGCCGTATAA
- a CDS encoding glycosyltransferase family 2 protein: MNNLMVSVVVPIYKVEKYIHRCINSLINQSYKQLEIILVNDGSPDNCGEIVDEYARKDERIKALHKQNGGLSDARNYGMKYVTGGYTIFVDSDDWLEEKMIEELVRCSHELKADLVQSAFYYSYEDALLFDNRNYSITSDPLIMNNKEAMLELVKNEKVKNFAWGKLYKTEMIKDLSFKKGVLFEDVFWAHKVIKRVNKLVLIQKPLYHYFQRSDSIVSTYSLRNLDMIEGLKERLQFIEMHYPELLNESYKQLLKSHLIHYNLLLVNRKKDKRGEKRREIRRYIEDHDTHFQQAVKTDEELKKQLTLFLTHPFIHLLFLGWKKGLRLMKFSPIPKGLEVVDVRSSKEDVIND; this comes from the coding sequence TTGAATAATTTAATGGTGAGCGTTGTGGTTCCTATATATAAAGTAGAAAAGTACATTCATAGGTGTATAAATAGTTTAATAAATCAATCGTATAAACAGTTAGAAATTATTCTCGTAAATGACGGTTCACCCGATAATTGTGGAGAAATTGTGGATGAATATGCAAGAAAAGATGAGCGGATAAAAGCGCTACATAAACAGAACGGCGGATTATCAGATGCTCGCAATTACGGAATGAAGTATGTCACGGGGGGTTATACGATATTTGTCGATAGTGATGACTGGTTAGAAGAGAAGATGATAGAAGAGTTAGTACGATGTAGTCATGAACTAAAAGCTGATTTAGTCCAATCGGCTTTTTATTATTCTTATGAAGATGCTCTTTTATTCGATAACAGAAACTATTCTATAACTAGTGATCCTTTAATTATGAATAATAAGGAAGCGATGCTTGAATTAGTGAAAAATGAAAAAGTGAAAAACTTTGCATGGGGAAAGTTATACAAAACGGAAATGATTAAAGACCTTTCATTCAAAAAAGGAGTATTGTTTGAGGATGTTTTTTGGGCACATAAAGTGATCAAACGAGTAAATAAGTTAGTGTTGATTCAGAAACCGTTATATCACTATTTTCAACGAAGCGATAGCATTGTTTCTACATATTCTTTACGTAATCTAGATATGATAGAAGGGTTAAAAGAACGATTACAATTTATTGAAATGCATTACCCTGAATTGTTAAACGAGTCATATAAACAATTACTCAAATCACATTTAATTCATTACAACCTCCTATTGGTTAATCGAAAAAAAGATAAACGAGGAGAAAAGAGAAGGGAAATACGTCGTTATATAGAGGATCATGATACACATTTTCAACAAGCTGTTAAGACAGATGAAGAATTAAAAAAGCAGTTAACTCTTTTTTTAACGCATCCATTCATACATCTTTTGTTTCTTGGATGGAAAAAAGGATTAAGGTTAATGAAGTTCTCTCCTATCCCTAAAGGGCTAGAAGTCGTGGATGTAAGAAGCTCAAAGGAGGATGTGATAAATGACTAG
- a CDS encoding glycosyltransferase: MKKVLIASFDMEVGGVERSLISMLKNFDYKQYDVDLMLYSHTGEFMNLLPSEPNLLPEIFAYKTFRMPISQIVRKGNVLIGITRMLAKVKASLSSSAENGHVQMQYMWKYSMPLLPKMKQQYDMAISYLWPHNFVAEKVSADIKIAWIHTDFSTIDTNIEMDVEVWNKYHYIVAVSEECKNAFIKKYPSLSKNVMVIENITAPEFVRILSEENVKNPMIVDPRFKIITVARLSHAKGIDHAVKALKVLHDRGYNDIAWYIVGYGGDEKLIRELIAENDLVDSFVLLGKKVNPYPYMKAADLYVQPSRYEGKAVTVGEAQILSKPVLITNYATAQSQVRSGEDGMICPLSVKGLADGIEELYKTSGLREELVRNCQRIDYTNVLELKKLYELVERREPLH; the protein is encoded by the coding sequence ATGAAGAAAGTATTAATCGCTTCGTTTGACATGGAAGTAGGAGGGGTTGAACGAAGTTTAATTAGCATGCTAAAGAATTTCGACTATAAGCAATATGACGTCGACCTTATGCTCTATAGTCATACAGGTGAATTTATGAATTTACTCCCTTCAGAGCCTAATCTACTTCCAGAAATATTCGCATATAAGACCTTTCGTATGCCGATTTCTCAAATCGTTCGGAAGGGAAATGTATTAATAGGAATAACTAGAATGTTAGCGAAAGTAAAAGCAAGTCTTTCTTCGTCAGCTGAAAATGGACATGTGCAAATGCAGTATATGTGGAAATATTCAATGCCTCTACTACCTAAGATGAAGCAACAATATGATATGGCAATCAGTTACCTTTGGCCACATAATTTTGTTGCTGAAAAAGTAAGCGCGGACATTAAAATTGCTTGGATTCACACAGATTTTTCGACGATTGATACAAATATCGAAATGGATGTAGAAGTGTGGAACAAGTATCATTATATCGTTGCAGTTTCAGAGGAATGTAAAAATGCATTTATCAAAAAATACCCATCACTTTCAAAAAACGTTATGGTCATTGAAAATATAACAGCACCAGAATTTGTGAGAATTTTATCTGAGGAAAATGTAAAGAATCCAATGATTGTTGATCCCCGATTTAAAATCATTACCGTCGCGCGTTTATCTCATGCAAAAGGGATTGACCATGCAGTGAAAGCATTAAAGGTTTTACACGACAGGGGATATAATGACATTGCTTGGTACATTGTTGGGTATGGTGGGGACGAAAAATTAATAAGGGAATTGATAGCTGAAAATGATCTTGTTGATTCTTTTGTGTTGCTTGGTAAAAAAGTGAATCCTTACCCATATATGAAGGCAGCGGATTTATATGTTCAACCATCTCGTTATGAAGGCAAGGCTGTAACGGTTGGAGAAGCTCAGATTCTTTCAAAGCCAGTATTAATTACGAACTATGCGACTGCGCAAAGTCAAGTTCGAAGTGGGGAAGACGGAATGATATGCCCTTTATCGGTTAAGGGTCTTGCAGATGGAATTGAGGAACTTTATAAAACAAGTGGTCTAAGGGAAGAGTTAGTTCGTAACTGTCAACGAATAGATTACACCAATGTTTTAGAACTCAAAAAGTTATATGAGCTGGTAGAGAGGAGGGAACCATTGCATTGA
- a CDS encoding glycosyltransferase family 1 protein, whose protein sequence is MTEPTRILHVVGAMNRAGTETMLMNLYRKIDRKHIQFDFISFSQQDAHYDSEIKKMGGRVIKLENPQSVKELYHAIKTFGPYQAVHSHTLFHCGMASCAAWLAGVKIRISHAHTTADKSDSFLRKLYQFSMSVMIKRFSTNLLACSKEAATFLFGSNYKSNKHYAYFPNVIDYTDFISQPRQKVMEFKMREGLGNSLVIGHIGRFIGAKNHEFLIEIMKSLVEKEPSIKLLLVGDGDLKHKILEKVQQEGMGDRVHFMGIREDIATILHCMEVFVFPSKYEGLGLVLLEAQACGIPCIVSEAIQPEADIGLGLITQVNLDEGASTWADEILNNAGNKEQDSTFIADHFEKHQYSPSKGIEKLMSLYHLNNGGTYEESINRFV, encoded by the coding sequence ATGACTGAACCCACAAGAATTCTTCATGTGGTCGGTGCAATGAATAGAGCAGGAACTGAAACGATGTTAATGAATCTTTACAGAAAGATTGACCGAAAACACATTCAATTTGATTTTATTTCTTTTAGTCAACAGGATGCTCACTATGATAGTGAAATTAAAAAAATGGGTGGGAGAGTCATAAAGTTAGAAAACCCTCAATCGGTGAAAGAATTGTATCATGCAATTAAAACCTTTGGCCCATATCAAGCTGTGCACTCCCATACTTTGTTTCATTGTGGAATGGCTTCATGCGCGGCGTGGTTAGCTGGAGTAAAGATTAGAATCTCTCACGCCCACACTACAGCTGATAAAAGTGATTCTTTTCTCAGAAAGCTCTATCAATTTTCAATGAGTGTAATGATTAAACGATTTTCTACTAATTTATTGGCATGTAGCAAAGAAGCGGCAACGTTCTTATTTGGCTCTAACTATAAATCCAATAAACACTATGCTTACTTTCCGAATGTAATTGATTATACGGACTTTATAAGTCAACCTCGTCAAAAAGTAATGGAGTTTAAGATGAGAGAGGGACTTGGGAATTCACTAGTTATTGGTCATATTGGTAGGTTTATTGGAGCGAAAAATCATGAATTTCTTATAGAAATCATGAAAAGTTTAGTAGAAAAAGAACCTTCTATTAAATTGCTATTAGTTGGTGATGGTGACTTAAAGCATAAAATCTTAGAAAAAGTACAACAAGAAGGAATGGGTGACCGTGTTCACTTCATGGGAATTAGAGAAGATATTGCGACAATCTTACATTGTATGGAGGTTTTTGTATTTCCATCAAAATATGAAGGATTGGGCCTTGTCTTATTAGAAGCTCAAGCATGTGGAATCCCTTGCATTGTTTCGGAGGCCATTCAACCTGAAGCGGATATAGGCTTAGGTTTAATAACTCAAGTGAACTTGGATGAAGGAGCTAGCACTTGGGCAGATGAGATATTAAATAACGCTGGAAATAAAGAACAAGATTCTACGTTTATTGCAGACCATTTTGAAAAACATCAATATTCACCGAGCAAAGGAATAGAAAAACTTATGTCTCTGTATCATCTTAATAATGGAGGAACATATGAAGAAAGTATTAATCGCTTCGTTTGA
- a CDS encoding aminotransferase class I/II-fold pyridoxal phosphate-dependent enzyme encodes MSGREQKYINEAFSTNWIAPLGPNVDAFEAEFSSYVGVKGAVAVSSGTAAIHLALSILGVTNGDTVFCSTFTFVASANPIVYQGAEPVFIDSEPDTWNMSPQALRRALQEAERQQKLPKAVIIVHLYGQSAKMDELLSICKQYEIPVIEDSAESLGSLYKGKASGTFGQFGIYSFNGNKIITTSGGGMLVSDDEALLRKARFLATQAKDPAVHYQHSEIGYNYRLSNLLAGVGRGQLEVIEDRVKEKRDVFERYENALSHFATLSFMQELEGTYSNRWLTTLTVAKNKAGITPSYLIEVFGRENIEARPVWKPLHMQPLFKNCSYYPHGENEHVAEELFQTGLCLPSGSNLSNEEQNRVIQCLEESLSLPVMA; translated from the coding sequence ATGAGTGGAAGGGAGCAAAAGTATATCAATGAAGCATTTTCTACCAATTGGATAGCTCCTTTAGGTCCAAATGTAGATGCTTTTGAAGCAGAATTCAGCTCATATGTAGGAGTGAAAGGTGCTGTAGCCGTTTCTTCCGGAACAGCTGCTATTCATTTAGCACTTTCAATATTAGGAGTAACAAACGGTGATACGGTTTTCTGTTCAACCTTTACGTTTGTGGCAAGCGCTAACCCCATTGTCTACCAAGGAGCTGAACCTGTTTTTATTGATTCTGAACCAGATACTTGGAATATGTCACCACAAGCTTTACGAAGAGCATTGCAAGAAGCGGAACGACAGCAAAAGTTACCGAAGGCGGTCATCATTGTCCATTTGTATGGTCAGAGTGCCAAAATGGATGAGCTCTTATCCATATGTAAACAATATGAGATTCCAGTTATTGAGGATTCTGCTGAGTCCCTTGGCTCCTTATATAAAGGAAAAGCAAGCGGAACCTTTGGCCAATTTGGCATATATTCCTTCAATGGAAATAAAATTATTACTACTTCAGGAGGAGGAATGTTGGTATCAGATGATGAGGCTTTGCTGAGAAAAGCAAGGTTTTTAGCCACACAAGCGAAGGATCCAGCTGTTCATTACCAGCATAGTGAAATTGGGTACAATTATCGTTTAAGCAACCTTCTTGCTGGAGTTGGAAGGGGTCAGCTAGAAGTCATCGAAGACCGGGTAAAGGAAAAGAGAGACGTATTTGAACGATATGAAAACGCATTGTCCCACTTTGCTACTCTTTCCTTTATGCAAGAGTTGGAAGGAACCTACTCGAATCGCTGGTTAACGACTCTTACTGTTGCTAAAAATAAGGCGGGGATCACTCCTTCCTATTTAATCGAGGTGTTTGGAAGAGAAAACATAGAAGCGCGTCCAGTATGGAAACCTCTACATATGCAGCCACTATTTAAAAACTGTTCTTATTACCCACATGGAGAGAATGAGCATGTGGCGGAGGAATTATTTCAGACCGGGCTTTGTTTACCATCTGGCTCAAACTTATCAAACGAAGAACAAAATCGTGTGATTCAATGTTTAGAAGAAAGTTTGTCACTGCCGGTAATGGCCTAA
- a CDS encoding acetyltransferase codes for MKVIIIGDGGHSQVIQEMVIRQGHAIIALLDDKYENEQIVDGKIIAPISYYKQLLDGNVKVVVAVGNNETRKKIVRRLQLSDEFFLTVVDPTAFVSSTALIGYGTVVMPNVVINANSVIKNHCIVNSGAVVEHDCRIEGFVHISPKATLTGNVSIGEGVHVGANATIIPSIKVLEWSIIGAGTTVIDTIPPYCTAVGNPARLTTKL; via the coding sequence ATGAAGGTCATTATTATTGGTGATGGGGGCCATAGTCAAGTCATACAAGAAATGGTGATTAGACAAGGCCATGCCATTATTGCGCTGTTAGATGATAAATATGAAAATGAACAAATCGTTGATGGAAAAATAATAGCTCCTATTTCATATTATAAACAGTTACTGGACGGGAATGTAAAGGTCGTGGTCGCTGTAGGGAACAATGAAACTAGAAAGAAAATTGTGCGAAGATTACAACTATCAGACGAGTTCTTTTTAACGGTCGTTGATCCGACAGCTTTCGTTAGTAGCACTGCCTTAATCGGTTATGGAACCGTTGTAATGCCGAATGTGGTGATTAATGCAAATAGTGTGATAAAGAATCATTGTATTGTTAACTCGGGCGCCGTGGTTGAGCATGATTGTCGAATAGAGGGTTTTGTACATATATCACCTAAGGCAACATTAACAGGGAATGTATCAATAGGAGAAGGTGTACATGTTGGGGCGAATGCTACGATTATTCCAAGTATTAAAGTGTTAGAATGGTCAATCATTGGCGCTGGTACAACCGTTATCGATACGATTCCTCCATATTGTACAGCTGTTGGAAATCCAGCAAGATTAACCACAAAATTATAG